The DNA sequence GATATAGAATGGCTCGTCATTGAGCAAGAAATCATATCCGGTGGAAGATTTTCGGAAGAATTTACCGCGGCGAGCTTCATTGGAAGTAGGTCCTTCCACCAATTGATCGCTTACTGGGATGGCATATGGGCGCTCTTGCGCTCCTGCTCCCACCTGTCCGCCAGCTACCTGCTTGACCCAGTCGGTCACGTGAGTCTGGGGAGTAGAAGCGTATCTCGCAGGCGCAAATTCTGCATTCAAGCCCATCAGGCGCTCCCAAGAGAAGTTGTCATCTTGTTCAATAGGCAATTCTCCCAAAATGACTCCTCTTACCTCATCGTATTCTCTGGAAATGACTGCCAATGCGTCATTCATCCAAGCTCCGCTACGTTCTGGATGGTCTCCACGTGTCCAGCCCGTAAGGAAAACAGGATGCTGATAAATCTTGGGCTGAAGGGACTCATAGGTAGACTCAAATGATTTCCAGTTGCCAGAGGAATCTCTCCAGGCATTGACATCGACGGAAACCATATCGACATATTCAGCCCCGGGATAAGCAGCTAGATCTCGGGATGGATCTTGAATGGCCCAACTCCATGAGACATTGTACACGCCCCAATTCTTGAATTGGCTCACTAGCGTCCGATAACCTGCTTGAAAGTCTGCCAATCCTTCGGCACTTGAATCAGCAGGTGTCGCGATGGACAGATAAATCTGTTGATGAGATTGCTGCAAAGCGGTTGCAACAAGCTGAAGGGCCGTATCTGCCTTTCCGGCTGCAATTTCAGCCCAATCCATGGCAGGAGCCCAATTCAACATGATCGCCTCTGGATCTCCAGATCGTCCTGCTTGTTGAATGGCCGAGACCATCGAGTTGGCATCAATTCCAGTTACATCCGCAGAGGCAATGGACAGACCAGCCTCCCCAAGTGTCGTCAATTTTCCAGAATCCATGCCCGGTTGTACCTTCCAACCTGTGTAGAATCCTTCATTGTGCTTATCACCAACCGCATTGGCAGTTTTGGCCAAGTCCAGATGATTCGCAGGCTTGATCATCGTCGCACTAAAGAGGGTCACACCCGCAATCAAGGACAAAACGACATATCCATTTCGCATCGGATTGTACACCAACTTGTGGCGGAAAATGTACCATGCTTGACGGAAGGTGGTCAATGGCCCTCCATAGAACCAATCGTACACACGCTTGAGTGCTTTTTGCTGGGAAATGATGACGATGAATGAAAGGAAGAAGACATTCACTGCAGCGTAACCTGCCATGATGAAGCTATAGGGGCTCCAATCTACGCTCAATCCGTAGGCGATGGCAGCGATACTTAGTAGAATGACAATGATATTGGGCAGAGAGAGTTTGAACTCGTTGATCAGCTCATCTCCCTTGGGAGTCGGAATGTAAGGGACCTTGACGCGGAAAATGGTGTAGATGAATCCTGTCAGGGAAATCCACCAAGTGGCAAACCATAATGCGCCGCCCAAAAAGTGGAACCCTCGCTCGTGTTCCTCCAATACCCACCGCTGAGCGAATTGCCTGATCAAAACCAGCATCAACAACATAGGAAGCGCTGCTTGAAGCAATTCTCCCATCTCGACTGTCCAAGGGGAACGAGCCAAGAACAACGACAGAATCGGCACAGCGATATCGATCAATGCGATAACGCCGGAAAAGAAATACAGCGGAATAGTCAGATAGTGCAGAAACTGACTCAAGGAAAAATTCTTCCAGAGTTTCGGGAAGGTCGCCACGAGCAATTCGAATGATCCGCGAGACCATTTGAGCTGCTGCTTGAAATAGCTGGATAGAGTAGCTGGAACCAATCCTCTTGTCAAGGATTCCGGAACGTACACGGACTCCCACCCTTTGGCATGCATCTGCATCGCGGTGTGCATGTCCTCGGACAAGCCAGCTGCATGACCTCCAATGCTATCGAGAGCAGCACGACGGAAAGAACAGTTGGCACCAATGGCCTGAACAGTCCCGAAGGAGTTCATCGACATCATCATCGGGCCATAGAAGTGGTACGTCTGCTGGGCAGCTCCCTTGGCGATGAAGCTTTCGTTTCGGTTGTAATAGGCTTGCACGCACTGTACATACCCGATTTTCTCATCTTCGAAGTAAGGCAATACCCGATCGATGAAATCGCGACTCGGTACGTGGTCCGGATCGAGCACGATGGCAATTTCTCCAGTAGCGTGATTGCGGAGACAGTTGTTGACGTTCCCGGCCTTGGCATTGATTTTTTCGGTACGTGTTACATGTACCACTCCGAGTTCCGCACACTTTTGCTTGAGGAAAGGGTCATTGCCCTCGTCGCATAGGTAGGTAGTGTGTGGGTAGCGGACATTCACCATCGCCTCTAGGGTTTCGAGAATCATCTCGTAAGGCTCCCCCGGGCAGAAGGTGGTGATCATGTCCACGGTGTAGTCGCGGGTCAGCTCCGGTTTTTCCGGGGCACTCATGGCACTGTAATGGAACCACTCGTGGAGCATCCGGAGCAATTTGTAGGAGAGGGCAAATGCCAGCAGATAGTAGAGCGGCTTGTAGCCAATGTGCTTGACATCTATGAACCAATAGCAAAAGATACCCACTGATATCAATCCCAGCAGGATCAATGTGCGCATGATCCACTTTTCACGAGTCGAAGGGGGGGAAATGATTTCGTAATCTAGCTCTGGAACTTGTGTTCGCTCTAGTGTATCGGTAGGATCTTGCATGAATGTGCGCTGATCGTAGAAAAATTTACAAGAATAAGGACAATACTGAAATTAAATAGTCCAAATATCAATCCAAACTGGATTTGTCTGGGCTACCAACATCTCAAATCTATCCAATAATCCCTTCATTGGGCCGAAGGGAAGGCCAAACGGTAAAAAAATGGACCTTATCCGCAAACGATTTCCCCCTCTTTTTTGGGGGAAGTTGCAACGGAAAAGATCAACTTCACAAAGAACTGGTAATCAGCACAAAACTAGGGAGCCATGCGCACATTCTGCTCAGCTAGGCGCCGAGTTTCCAATTTTAGGAACCGTACAATCTCTCCAGCAGCCACCTCATTGGCGTATTCGTTCCAATGCTGGTTGACTTCGAATTCGAAGAGTTTCTGATCCCGCTCATAAGCTTGCTTGAAAGCGGAATTCAAATCCACCACGGGCAGATTCATGGACTGTAGACTCTCCTTAACAATCTGAAGTTCTTCCGTTTGCACGACAGGCACATCTCCATCGTAGATCGAAGGCCTATTGGGATGGAGGACGAAAAGGATGGGGGTATTTCCTGCTCGTTGCTGCATTTCCTGAATCAGATGAAGACAAGCGGCGGTTTGATCCACCTCTGGCTTGGGCGTTTCTGCCATCTCTTCCTGTGGGAACAAAGGCGGCAAATGAGGCCAAGCCAGTTCCATGGGAATATTCATTCTCAGGTAACGCACAATCGCGGAAGAATTGGCCATTTCTTTAAAGGGGTGTGGCTGATAGGCTTTTGCGGGAATGGTTTTCCACTGCTGGTTTTCCCAAGCCACTTGCATGAAATTGGGCTTCCGCCCCAATTCCATGATGCTCTCCCGAAGATTCCGGTGATTGACCACAAAAACGTACACATCGGGTTGAAACTCCTGATTGACATAATCAATCATCGGTACGAAATTGCTGAAATTACCCCCACGCCGGCCGAAACCAAACACATCCATTTCTTGCTCCAAGCCCTCGTAGATGAGGTAATCCAGATGGGATTCAGGGGCACAATAGAGATTCTCTACATAAGAATCCCCTACTACGGCAACCAGAGGCTTACTTCTTCCCGCCTTTGGCACAAAGTCAAAAGCGCTATTCCAGCCATGCTCATTCAAGCGCCAGGGAGCCCGAATCTCGGACAAGCGGCCATTGGTATATTGTCCAGTTCGAGGACCTTCCGCATCATTGCGCATGATCTGGTAAGTAGGATCAAAATACGCTGCAGGGATTTCCGGAGCTGGGATGACCCACCGAAAAAACATTTCCGCCACAACCAGCAGAATGCCCAAGGTGAGTCCCAGATGTATGACAAATTTTTTCATGAACGCGGTCGGAGTATCAGAACTGGAAGTAAATAAAGGACATATCCTCAGCTACATTGGCAAACAACACGATGCCCAACACGATCGGAATGGCCAAGCCCCAACGAAGGCTCAAAGGGCGATCCGTCAATTGGAGCGGATATTCCTTGTCGCGTTGAATCCATTCGATCAACAGCAAAACAGCAATGTAAGGGATGAATTTGGCGTCTGTGCCTACCGGACCAAACCCGGAAGTAAACATCTCCACGAGATAGGTCCATGCATGACCTACACTCTCAGCTCGGAAGAATACCCAAGCGATACACGTCAACACAAACGTAATGAAGATTTGGAGCCCCTCACGAGGAGTAGGCAACCATCTCCCTTCAGCCACTCCTCCGAGGAATCTTCGGTTCTTCCCAGAAAGCATGACAGGCAGATAATACACGGCATTCAAAAAGCCCCAGATAATGAAGGTCCAATTGGCACCGTGCCAAAATCCACTGACGATGAAGATGATGAAGGTATTGCGCAACTTCACATTCAACCCGCCACGGCTTCCTCCAAGTGGAATGTAGAGGTAATCCCGAAACCAGGTAGACAACGAGATATGCCATCTGCGCCAGAATTCTGCAATATCCCGAGAGAAATACGGGTAGCGGAAATTGGCCATCAGGTCAAATCCAAACAGGCGAGAAGTACCAATGGCGATATCTGAATAGCCCGAGAAGTCTCCGTAGATCTGGAAGGCAAAATAGATGGCGCCCAAAATCAGCTGGCCGCTATTCTGTGTGGTGGGATCGGCGAAGATCTGATCCACCATCATAGCACAATTATCTGCGATGACCATCTTCTTGAAAAGGCCCCACAAGATCTGATTGACGCCCTGCAAACCCTGCTCATAGGTAAATGTCCGCTTCTTGTAAAACTGCGGAAGCAAGTTGGTCGCACGTTCAATCGGGCCGGCCACCAGCTGAGGGAAGAAGCTTACGTAGGCCAGAAAAGCCACGATGTCTCGACTCGGCTCGATGTCCTTGCGGTACACATCAATGGTGTAGCTCAAGGTCTGGAAGGTATAGAAACTAATTCCGACCGGCAGAATGAACTGAAGCGTCGCGGGAGCCAAGCTGACACCCATCGTCTGAAACATGCCGACAAATGACTCGACAAAGAAATTGTAGTATTTGAACACACCCAACATGCCAAGATTGGCGATCAGGCTGATCGAGAGCAAATATTTTCGCTTGCGGGCATCATCCGTCTGTCCCAAAGATCTCCCCACCGTGAAGTCGATCAGGGAGCTCAAAAAGATCAGTGACAAGAATCGCCAATCCCACCAGCCATAAAACACATAACTCACTACTACGAGGAGGAAGTTTTGTGCCTTCAAGCTGCGTTGGAAGACGGTCCAATAGAGGATGAAAACCGTGGGCAGTAGGACAAGATATTCGAGAGAGTTGAACAGCATATCAGCGTGCAGGCTTTTGGGAGAACTATCAATCTAATTGACTAGGATCTGGATCGAGCGATTCCTCCGCTCCTTCATCTTGAGCGACAGGTCCCGCGGTCAACTGCACTGCGCTTAGCACCTGCACGCCACGACCGAGATCCTCAATGACCATCTCTGTCCGCTGGGTGCGACCAGAGGTGTGCAAGTGCTCTGCGGAGTCGAAGAACAACGCATCTTCCATCCGGTAGCGTAACCCGGTGGACAAATACGGAATATTCAGCTCCTGCTCGAAAGCGTGCTCGATATGCTCGATGGTCTTGATCGAATTGTCATAGGAGGATGCGTGGTAGCATGTAGGCAACACGAACACATCCGCTCCCTGTGCCTTGGCAAATTCCTGAAAGGCGTTCATGTCGTCAATGACACGAGAATCAGCCTCATAGTCATTTTCTGGCACAACGGGAACGTCCTGCGGGTCCATGGCCAAATGGCCCACCACGTCTCCATATTCGTTGAATGCATCACGCATGTATGCCTTGAATTTGCCTTTGCGCTTCTTGGGCTTGAAGGCATACTTGATGGCCGCATAGTACTTGTTGCCCACATACTTGGGGATATTCTTGTACGTGTGGCCCCAATGGTCCATGCTCATCAGGAATTTCCCTTCAGGGAATACATCGAATACCACGGTCAGCAATTCATCCTGCCCATCATAGGTGGAAGGACTCTTCTGATAAAAGTGTGCGTATTCCGGCACCAATACGATAATGTCTCCTTGGTGGATGAAGGGCTTGACATCCTCCATCATGTAGCGAAACCCTACCCCTGCATGCGTACCCGCGTTGATAACAGGCATCTTGAAGGTCTGGCTGATCTTTTCGCTATCCAGTCCAAAGAGCAGGTTGGAACCTCCCACAAAGATGAGTCTCGGTCCGGCGGTCTCTTCCAGCAATTGGTGCTTATCCAAGGTAGCGTAGAGCAGGTTTCCTTCGTTGGCCTTGTCTGGCAACCAGGTGCTCGCGATGCTGACGAGGATCACCAGCAAGGTGAATATGAGTGATTTGACGAGAAACTTTTTCATCGACAATGAATGCTTAGAACTGGAAGTAGATGAATGTCTTATCTAGGGAGAATGCCTGGAATACCATGATCGTGGTGATCACGTAAGTTGCCCAACGAATAGGCATCGGTACATGGTCAAATTGGAATCCGTGCTTTTTGGTACGCTGGAGCCATTCGATTCCGACCAAGAGACCTACCCACAACAGGGGGGTAATCATGCTTCCCGGTGGCATTTCAAATCCTCCATCCAAGGTGAGCATTCGCTTCAAATAGCCCAAAGCATGTCCGACAGATTCGGCACGGAAGAATACCCATGCAATGATCGCCAAGGCAAAGGTCGTTGCCATCTGCCATAGTTCTCGAAGATTAGGCAAGAAACGGCCTTCTGCTACCGTATCGGTGACATTCACACGATTTCGGTTGGCCAACATCAAGGGGATATAGTACAACCCGTTCAAGAATCCCCAAACCACGAAGGTCCAGTTGGCTCCATGCCAGAATCCTGATACGGTGAAGATGATGATCACATTTCGGAGACGCATCCATTTTCCACCTCGGCTACCTCCTAAAGGAATGTAAAGGTAATCGCGGAACCATGTCGAAAGCGAATTGTGCCAGCGTCGCCAGAATTCTGCGATGTCTCGGGAGAAATACGGGAGGTTGAAGTTTTGCATCAGGTCAAACCCAAAGAAGCGGGCAGTACCAATGGCGATATCGGAATATCCGGAGAAGTCTCCATAGATCTGGAAGGCAAACAGGATCGCCCCAATGATCAGGTAGACCCCCGGGAGCGTCTCTGAATTATTGAAGATATAGTCCACTTGCGTCGCACAAGTATCGGCGATGACGA is a window from the Pontibacter sp. G13 genome containing:
- a CDS encoding glycosyltransferase; amino-acid sequence: MQDPTDTLERTQVPELDYEIISPPSTREKWIMRTLILLGLISVGIFCYWFIDVKHIGYKPLYYLLAFALSYKLLRMLHEWFHYSAMSAPEKPELTRDYTVDMITTFCPGEPYEMILETLEAMVNVRYPHTTYLCDEGNDPFLKQKCAELGVVHVTRTEKINAKAGNVNNCLRNHATGEIAIVLDPDHVPSRDFIDRVLPYFEDEKIGYVQCVQAYYNRNESFIAKGAAQQTYHFYGPMMMSMNSFGTVQAIGANCSFRRAALDSIGGHAAGLSEDMHTAMQMHAKGWESVYVPESLTRGLVPATLSSYFKQQLKWSRGSFELLVATFPKLWKNFSLSQFLHYLTIPLYFFSGVIALIDIAVPILSLFLARSPWTVEMGELLQAALPMLLMLVLIRQFAQRWVLEEHERGFHFLGGALWFATWWISLTGFIYTIFRVKVPYIPTPKGDELINEFKLSLPNIIVILLSIAAIAYGLSVDWSPYSFIMAGYAAVNVFFLSFIVIISQQKALKRVYDWFYGGPLTTFRQAWYIFRHKLVYNPMRNGYVVLSLIAGVTLFSATMIKPANHLDLAKTANAVGDKHNEGFYTGWKVQPGMDSGKLTTLGEAGLSIASADVTGIDANSMVSAIQQAGRSGDPEAIMLNWAPAMDWAEIAAGKADTALQLVATALQQSHQQIYLSIATPADSSAEGLADFQAGYRTLVSQFKNWGVYNVSWSWAIQDPSRDLAAYPGAEYVDMVSVDVNAWRDSSGNWKSFESTYESLQPKIYQHPVFLTGWTRGDHPERSGAWMNDALAVISREYDEVRGVILGELPIEQDDNFSWERLMGLNAEFAPARYASTPQTHVTDWVKQVAGGQVGAGAQERPYAIPVSDQLVEGPTSNEARRGKFFRKSSTGYDFLLNDEPFYIKGVAYNPSSDWRDGHTPLTRRKLIVDFREIYHMGGNTIRRYTPSIYDYNLLNTADDFGINVMYGFWFDPSIDYHTDSAAVVDYVEEVVELVTEHQGHSSIIAWSLGNETWNRISYHFHPTYAFKVRKAYLTMVNEIARRIHEIDPDRPVFSAFADGNGLPGALEASKAYAPELDFLSVNSAYEAHISRLDSLMQDHIKDAPYLVSEFGPEGYWVNDLSKWDENMFLEEPSDYQKAIQYARNWSKHIEPYRGHNIGGMAFSWQDRMEGTRTWMGITDYEGYRKPAFYALQRAFTFDSKAIPLEDLYLVPPQNIAGKRPYLPFRVVTPDHELKGTSIEAFVCREGFREEVGQVSYHKDYHFANVQMPLDTGVYRIYVSIRDENRNTVTASRAFRVTPDMVED
- a CDS encoding alginate O-acetyltransferase AlgX-related protein; this encodes MKKFVIHLGLTLGILLVVAEMFFRWVIPAPEIPAAYFDPTYQIMRNDAEGPRTGQYTNGRLSEIRAPWRLNEHGWNSAFDFVPKAGRSKPLVAVVGDSYVENLYCAPESHLDYLIYEGLEQEMDVFGFGRRGGNFSNFVPMIDYVNQEFQPDVYVFVVNHRNLRESIMELGRKPNFMQVAWENQQWKTIPAKAYQPHPFKEMANSSAIVRYLRMNIPMELAWPHLPPLFPQEEMAETPKPEVDQTAACLHLIQEMQQRAGNTPILFVLHPNRPSIYDGDVPVVQTEELQIVKESLQSMNLPVVDLNSAFKQAYERDQKLFEFEVNQHWNEYANEVAAGEIVRFLKLETRRLAEQNVRMAP
- a CDS encoding MBOAT family O-acyltransferase; the protein is MLFNSLEYLVLLPTVFILYWTVFQRSLKAQNFLLVVVSYVFYGWWDWRFLSLIFLSSLIDFTVGRSLGQTDDARKRKYLLSISLIANLGMLGVFKYYNFFVESFVGMFQTMGVSLAPATLQFILPVGISFYTFQTLSYTIDVYRKDIEPSRDIVAFLAYVSFFPQLVAGPIERATNLLPQFYKKRTFTYEQGLQGVNQILWGLFKKMVIADNCAMMVDQIFADPTTQNSGQLILGAIYFAFQIYGDFSGYSDIAIGTSRLFGFDLMANFRYPYFSRDIAEFWRRWHISLSTWFRDYLYIPLGGSRGGLNVKLRNTFIIFIVSGFWHGANWTFIIWGFLNAVYYLPVMLSGKNRRFLGGVAEGRWLPTPREGLQIFITFVLTCIAWVFFRAESVGHAWTYLVEMFTSGFGPVGTDAKFIPYIAVLLLIEWIQRDKEYPLQLTDRPLSLRWGLAIPIVLGIVLFANVAEDMSFIYFQF
- a CDS encoding MBOAT family protein, with translation MLFNSFEFALFLPAVFMLYWFVFQRNLNVQNLLLVAVSYVFYGWWDWRFLGLLALSSACDYVIGRAMSQSKAENQRKALLGLSLAINLGILGFFKYYNFFVDSFIDAFNGLGLTMNTRTLNIILPVGISFYTFQTLSYTIDIYRGKLKPADNPITFFAFVSFFPQLVAGPIERATHLLPQFEKPRKFDYEKAKDGARQALWGFFKKVVIADTCATQVDYIFNNSETLPGVYLIIGAILFAFQIYGDFSGYSDIAIGTARFFGFDLMQNFNLPYFSRDIAEFWRRWHNSLSTWFRDYLYIPLGGSRGGKWMRLRNVIIIFTVSGFWHGANWTFVVWGFLNGLYYIPLMLANRNRVNVTDTVAEGRFLPNLRELWQMATTFALAIIAWVFFRAESVGHALGYLKRMLTLDGGFEMPPGSMITPLLWVGLLVGIEWLQRTKKHGFQFDHVPMPIRWATYVITTIMVFQAFSLDKTFIYFQF